One genomic segment of Clostridium estertheticum subsp. estertheticum includes these proteins:
- a CDS encoding GNAT family N-acetyltransferase has protein sequence MYKSIGLTLKNIDNFREINKFNTNFSLSNKDFFALYDNSNIIQKLFMRKNVNLLIEDNNYIGYIWFEKQNKYHSCINSMNVIKNGDLIYFYKNLIGSVINNSLLTYECEDNKVSIDILSKLGFSRTKGFRELEKQCSEHFNTFVTSEITFSIVKRNKDEKLRCLLQNEIFKNDDRIPIDIEDIYYDEEQDYYFDKGAIFIKCNNEPIGYGQIIVEEKSSIIVNFGIIGKYRSLGYGKVLLEYLLNIAMDNNFSKVSLRVDADNIVAFNLYSSIGFRIKKEFYTWQKLKLKNTKVDR, from the coding sequence ATGTATAAGTCGATAGGTCTAACTTTAAAAAACATTGATAATTTTCGTGAAATCAATAAATTTAATACTAACTTTAGTTTATCAAATAAAGATTTTTTTGCTCTGTATGATAACAGTAATATTATTCAAAAATTATTTATGAGAAAGAATGTAAATCTACTAATAGAAGACAATAATTATATAGGATATATATGGTTTGAGAAGCAAAATAAATATCATAGCTGCATAAACTCAATGAACGTAATAAAAAATGGTGATTTGATTTATTTTTATAAAAATTTAATTGGATCAGTTATAAATAATAGTTTACTAACTTATGAATGCGAAGACAACAAAGTAAGTATTGATATTTTAAGTAAGTTAGGATTTAGCAGGACTAAAGGATTTCGGGAACTCGAAAAACAGTGCTCTGAACATTTTAATACCTTTGTGACCAGTGAAATTACTTTTTCTATAGTAAAAAGAAATAAAGATGAAAAATTACGTTGTTTATTACAAAATGAAATATTTAAAAATGATGACAGAATTCCAATAGATATAGAAGATATATATTATGATGAGGAACAAGACTATTATTTTGACAAAGGTGCAATATTCATTAAATGCAATAATGAACCTATTGGTTATGGTCAGATTATAGTTGAAGAGAAATCATCTATAATAGTAAATTTCGGTATAATAGGGAAATATAGAAGTTTAGGATATGGGAAAGTACTTTTAGAATATTTGCTAAATATAGCTATGGATAACAATTTTTCTAAAGTGTCACTTCGTGTTGATGCAGATAATATTGTTGCATTCAACTTATATAGCTCTATAGGGTTTAGGATTAAAAAAGAATTTTATACATGGCAAAAACTAAAACTTAAAAATACGAAAGTGGATAGATGA
- the cmk gene encoding (d)CMP kinase: MEISIAIDGPAGAGKSTIAKMIGKKFNLMYINTGSMYRAVTLKAMDANISENNVHDLVKLVGSLEMHFVEDSLYVNNEDLTNMINMPNISNNVSKYAAVPEIREILVKLQKDIAKKFNVIMDGRDIGTVVLKEAPFKFYLTASSEERAKRRYEELMSKGIKVDYNTILNDIIKRDFIDTHREVNPLTKASDAVEIDSSDLDIDGVVNVIVSYINSNI; this comes from the coding sequence ATGGAAATTTCTATTGCTATAGATGGACCTGCAGGTGCAGGAAAAAGTACAATAGCCAAAATGATAGGTAAGAAATTCAATCTAATGTATATTAACACAGGGTCAATGTATAGGGCAGTTACATTAAAAGCTATGGATGCAAATATATCAGAAAATAATGTTCACGATTTAGTTAAATTAGTGGGATCTTTAGAAATGCATTTTGTAGAGGATAGTTTATATGTTAATAATGAAGATTTAACAAATATGATAAATATGCCAAATATAAGTAACAATGTCTCAAAATATGCAGCTGTTCCTGAAATTAGAGAAATTCTTGTTAAGTTACAAAAAGACATAGCAAAAAAGTTTAATGTTATTATGGATGGACGCGATATTGGTACAGTTGTATTAAAAGAGGCTCCTTTTAAATTTTATTTAACTGCTAGTAGTGAAGAAAGAGCGAAAAGAAGATATGAGGAATTAATGTCAAAAGGTATAAAAGTTGATTACAATACTATTTTAAATGATATTATTAAAAGAGATTTTATTGATACCCATAGAGAGGTTAATCCACTTACAAAAGCGTCAGACGCTGTAGAAATAGATTCTTCTGATTTAGACATTGATGGAGTAGTAAACGTAATAGTATCTTATATTAATTCAAATATTTAA